Within the Legionella pneumophila subsp. pneumophila str. Philadelphia 1 genome, the region TGGAAATGAAATTATCTCGAACAGATATTTTGGTATAGTGCCCGTTGATATAACTCGCTGTATAAAGGGATAAAGCTAATAATGGGACTATTACTTTGTTGTTGGAATTAAAATACGGTAACAAAAAAGAGGCTAGCAAAACAGAGGTACCAGCAATGAAGGCATGGCCAAAATGTCTTGTGAAACCCGTTTTATATGAGAGGAAAAGAAAAACGAGATAGATACAAAATAGAAATGCTTTGGATAATGGTGAGAGCTGTTTTTGCAGGAGTATTGATAAGAGAATGCAAGAAGAGGTAACCCCAAAAAATATCAGTTCTTTATTGTCTCCTTCAATTGCCATGGCTTCAGTAAAACCTGATGCGAGCAAGATAGTGTTACTGACATAAGCTGGCAGATTGAAAATAGATTGCCCGGATGCTATCCAAAAAAATAATATGGAAACTACTGGAGATGCCAGACAAAGCACAGCAAGATTTCGCTGTTTATATAGGATCAAAAATAAAGAGCATAAGAGCACGGTAATAATACTTAATATTAAAAGAGAGCCCTTTATCAGAGGAAATAAACCGAATGGCGTAAAAAGCAAAGCAAATAAAGTGCAGAAATTGCTTTTAAAGGATGTTTCTTTTCCAGAAATTTCTTTATGAATGAGTAAGCCAATGATTAATGAATAGGAAAAAAACAAAGAATCCCGAGCATAGATCATACTAAAGAGAAGTATTGCAAAGGCAATACTCCAACGCCATTTAATGCCTTGCATTAAAAGGATAATAGCTATCCAGTAACATAAAGCCAAATACAAACTTCCCCCAACCATCATGAAATCGGTAGCTGGATGGTAGAATTTTGTATAGATTGAAGAATAAGGTCCTAAGGTAAAAAAAATGTCTTTACCAAAAGCCAAACCTTGGGCAACTGCTTGATTAAGTCCTACAGCCCAAGAGGCATCGAGACCGGGAGCTGGCATTTTGGGGGATAGTGGAATAAAAACGGCGATTATAATAATGAGCAAAGCAGATTTTAATAACCACCCCAAAGTGAGTGGAATTATTTTAAGATTTGAAATAACGGTCGTTTGATGAGGGCAGGTTTGGGCTCTAGTCATTTTTTTTGTAGGCATATCATATCAAGCATCATATCATAGCATTCCTTGCTGCTGAATTGACAAGGACTTTATCGCTTCCTTTCCCCATCAACAGAATGAGTCATAGTACCTCAATAACTCTTCCTTTATTTCAAATAAACATAATAGACATTAAATAACAGGAACAAACCAATAATAAAGAATATTACAGCTGCTATTTTTAGTCTCATTGGATTATCGACAAATGATTGGCCTATTCTAACTGCGGTATCGGGGCATAAAAACCTAATTAAACCACCAAGTAAGACTAACCATGCAAAAAGAGTAATAACAACAGGCCAGCCCATTACCCAGATATTATGACTGACGACTAAAAGCAAACCTGTAATTAAGGTTACTATCGCCATAATCAATTGCGATCCGCGATGAGCTATAATCTCTGCCATAGCTGATTTTGCATGCTCATTATGGAATAATAAGAATAAGCTTACTATGACTAAATACCAGCCAATCACTGTGGCTAGAAATGTAGTTAACATCTTCAAACTCCTTACAATGACCTCCTACTATAATTATAGCAATTTTGTGAGCTATGTGTCGGAAAGTTAAAGGAAAATTGAGGAGTAAGCGAGATGACACACTGTTATTTGATTTGAAAATGGAGAGTAATCTAACATGATGAAAAAAATTAATTTATTCAAATTGCTTATGATCTTTGTTCTGGGTACAAGTGCGCTCCAGGCTGCAGGATTATCAACTCAACGTATTGAGCAATTATCTAATGCCAGGGTGACTGTGTGGAAAACAATTATCTATCCCTCTTCAAAACAAGTTTTGCCCATGCACAGGCATGATAACGATCGAGTTTTGGTCGCATTGACGGATGGGACATTGAAAATTACAAACAATAAAGGCAAAGTACACTATTTAAAATTAAAGAAAGGTAAGTCATATTATCTCACCAAAGACGCCCCTAACGAATTGCATAACGATGAAAACGTAACTAACCATCCAATTCAGGTGATGGTAATTCAACTCAATGATAAAGCATGATTAGCAGGAAGTGGGTAATCTGGTGTTGTATTAATTTCTGGTCAGGGAAAACAATTTTAGCGAGAGTACTTGGAGCTCTACCGCTGTCATCGTGATATCAGGCCGTACTATCATCTAATTGGAGCGTTGCTTCCGTCCTTGTTGTTTATTATTTGTGCTATCATTTAATCATTGATTCATTCATTGACAGGATTTCGAGAATGCATACTCAACGTGGATTGGAAGTAACGACAGGCTCCATAGAGGCAGTAGATAGTATCAATTATTTTCACGAACAGGTACTAAGCTCCGGTCAAAACGCAATCCAAATTCTGGATTCAGCAAAAAAACATACTGACAATTTATTAATTCAAACTTATGCGGCGGCTTTTTATTTGTATGCACAAGAAGATGTAGCGAATGAACAAGCCAGCGATTATTTGCAATCGGCATTCAGGTTATTAACATCAGCGAATGAACGTGAAAAATTAATTTTTGAAGCAGTAACGAATTGGTCTAAGCGAGATTATGCCAATGCCATTAGCTTGTTAGTTACTCTGCTTGAAAGGTATCCCAGGGATACTCTGGCTCTGAAATTCATGGAATGGCTTTTTTACTGTACAGGACAGGCTTTTAATGCTGAATATTTTCTTAAAGTATGTGATAAGTGTGCTCCCGAGAATCAGGATGAGTCCCATTTTTTAGCCATACATTCCTTTGCTTTGGAATTGTGTGGGCAATATTCAAAAGCCAAGGAAATGGCTGAGGAAGCTATCACAATGAATTTGCTTACTCCTTGGGCACATCATACCCTGGCTCATGTGCATTTATTAACAAGTGATATTACTGGTGGTATCAATAGACTTCGAGATTTACAAAAAACCTGGGAGGATATTTTGCCTTTGTTGAAAGGCCATAATACCTGGCATTTAGCGCTATTTTATTTGGCAAATCGTAATGAAGAGGAAGTTAAAAAGTTATACCCCCATATTTCAGGGGCATTGCCTGATACTGTGCTTGAGCAGCTGGATACTATTTCCCTGCTATGGCGCATGGATATGGCAGGTCTGCCCCAAGACAGGTTGTTAAATCAGGTTGTGGACCATTTAAGTACCCATCCATTGGAATATTATACCGGGTTTACGAATGCTCATTTTATTTATTGTCTGGTGAAGTCAGGTTATAAAAACGAAGCGGATGAGTCGTTGAAAAGAATGAAGTTTTACGCCTGTTCACCTTCTTCTGATGCTCTATGGGGCGATGTCGTTTTGCCTTTGTGTCAGGGTATCTATGCCTTTGCCGATGCAGATTACAAGACTGCCTTGATGTTGATGGAGCCGGTGATTGGTGAGTGTGCACAATTAGGTGGAAGCGATGCGCAGATAGAGCTTTTTTTTCAGACTTACTTGTTGGTGTTGATACACAATAAACAAAAGGACAAAGCGTTACAATTTTTTACGGAACATTTAAAGTATTACAATAATACGCCATTGAGTGACTGGTGGTTCCAATCGGCTAATAAGGCTTAGATATAACATGGGTCAGCCAATCCATTTATACAGCCTGCATACAGGTTGGTTTGTTAATTTTACCTGACGCAGGTAGTTTGATTGCTGCCATTCCGCATTCGTCTGTTCTAAAAAAAGTGATACCTAATGTTTTCATGCTTTGCAAAGTTTTAGAATGTGGAAATTTGAAGCGATTATCAAATCCTAAGGATGCAATGGCATAAAGCGGGTTTACTTCCAGCAAAAATCGATAGGATGAAGACGTTTTGCTCCCATGATGAGGCACAACTAAAATTTCGGATGCCAGCTGACTGCCGTAGTTTCTTACCAGGTACTCTTCAGCTGCTTTTTCAATATCTCCCGTTAACAAAACCCTGCCAGCCGAATTACTTACCTGTAAGATACAAGAATTGTTATTTTTTTTATTGAAAGATTCCCTGATGGGTAAAAAACGAAAACTCACCCCATCCCATTGCCATTGCGGGTATGAATGACAATTACTTCCACGTTTATAAAAATAGGGATCATTCACTATTAATTGATTGACTTTCATCTCTTTTTCAAGGGAATTTAATCCGCCTTTATGATCTTTATCGGGATGGCTTATTACTATTTTGTCAATTGTTTTTATTCCAATTGACCTGAAAAAGGGGATTATCGCCATTTGCCCTAAATCACTCCCCTGAAAGTAGGAATCTCCCGTGTCGTAGAGTAAAACATGATGTTGCGTTTGTATCGCAACGGCAAGTCCTTGCCCAACATCCAAAATATTAATTAATGCTTCCCCGGGATAAATTGCAGTACGAGGTGGAAATAAGGGAAGGATAATCCAAAGGATAGCCAAGTGTTTGAATGGCTTGACAGGTAATAATACCCTTAAAAACAGACCTGCTGTCATAGCGAGCATCATTGTTACCGAGGTGATGGACCAGGTGATATTGATCCCTGCTATTTGCTCAACATACGTTAGTCCTTGCAGTAACAGGGCAACAAGCCACGCCAATGGTTTCATCAATATCCAGGACCAATGAAATGGACTCGTTATCATGGTCATTAAAGCCAAGGGTACTATCAGAAAACTGACTAAAGGTATGGCGAATAAATTGGCAAGAAATCCATTGATAGAACCATAGGAATACCAATGGAGAGTCAAGGGCATTAATCCAATGAGGCAGCTTAATTGTAATGCCAGTGTTTTTTTATAATTTTTCAGTGGCCAGCGTTGATGAGTCAATAGAAGACAGGCCACGGCAAGAAATGAAAAGTAAAAACCTTGCAGGAATACGGCATGGGGCTCAATACACAAGACTAAAAATAAGGCATATCTCCATATTTGCCATGGTGTAAAACGTTGTTTTCCTATGGCGTATATTGTGTAAAGTACACAACCAATTAAAGCACGTTGCACAGGAGGCTCAAACCCGGCTAAAAAAGCATAGGGCAAGGCGGCCAGTAGCCCACCGATACTCGCTATGGTATTGGCCGGTAAGAACAAACAGCATCGATAATTTATTGACCAAATCCATCTCATTACTATAAAGAAAATGCCAGAGACCAGAGCGATGTGCTCTCCTGAAATCCCGAATAAATGTATCGTTCCTGTTCTTCGGAACAAATTCCAATGATCTGAACTGATATGGTGAGTAACATTTAACGTCAATGCTTCGATGATGCCTGCCGTTTCTGTATCCGGCGCCAGTTTTGTCAAAGCATCCCCTATTTTTTCACGTAGTGCTAACCAACTGAAAGAAGGGGGTTGATTGCTAATTAGCTTATTATTCCGATAACGAATATAGCCAGTCCAATGGATATGACGAGCCGCCAGGTAACGTACATAATTAAAACCTCCCGGGTTGTGGAAGTTACGAGGTTTTTTTAGTTTCACTGAAAGTTGCCATCGCTGACCGGCTCGTAAGACAGGTGGTTTGTTATACCAGTTTAATTGGATCAAGCCTTGAGCAGGGTTATTATTAATTTTTTCAATTGCAAAATGGAATTGGGTTTTGTTAGGATGTTGCATCGGGATGGAAGCAATTGTTCCTTCCAATTGGGCTTGTGTGATTACTTGCGTATCAGGCATGCCCTTGGGAGATACAATCCACTGATGAATCAGGGCAAAGCCACACCCGGCAATGAAGAACAGGACAATGGGATATCTTGGTGTGATATAAAAGAGTAAAGGAATCGCAATAGTTAGATAAATATTATAGGTATAGGCATAAAGTACGCCTATTAAAAAGCAAAAAATTTCCATTTCAAATTAAGTTGGACTTTCCCTTACTGGCAAATCTACTCGAATTGAATCCTTTGTGTAAAGAATTTTTTACAGTATTAACCGGGATTCCAGCATTCTGGTTGCGCATTAGCGGAGGAATCTACTGCTGTTTTTACATTGGCCTGGTTAATTGACATGCTGGCACACTCGGTATCTTTGGCTTGAGTTCCAACAGGGGTTGCAGTTAAGGTATACGTTGTGGCTGTCAGGTTTGAAATATTGATAGTATAGTACCCGTTCGGCGTTGTTTGAGGAAATGCTGGTAAGGCGCCACACGCCGCAGCATAAGAAAAATTCTGTGAATAACAGCGTTCTAAAATAATTTGATCTTGTGTCAATGTGGCGTGAGCATCGGCACGACGGGATTTTTGGATATATTGTAAATAGGATGGATAGGCAATTGAAACCAGAATGCCCATAATGACCATGCTGATCAGAACTTCAACCAGGGTAAACGCGGATTGTTTCATACGGCTATTCTTCATAAAATGTACATGACTGAGCATTTGGGTATCCTCTATTGAATTTGCCACCAGCCTATTTTTCTTGGCGTAATGTTAGGAGCGATAACAGTAGTTTGTGTTCCATCCGATTGTGTGATCAGAATGACCAAATTGTTATCCTTGTTAGGCCCCAGAACAGTTGGTGAGTTGGCATAACTGTTGGACAAGCCAATTCCAACGGGGTAGGCCCCATTATACTGATCGGCTATATCAAAGCCTCCATCGCCGGAAATATCAAATCGCGCATATTGAAAAGCACCGCCATTTAAGAAATTAAGCTCCAGAAGCATGGATGTGAAACCAAAACCGCACGAATTGAGTGGAGGAGTGTTTAGCGTTGCAATAAATGCTCCGTTAATTAGTTCAGGTGTAGTAATGAGTCTTTGCCCCGCTATAGGCAGATCAGCAAACCATCCCACTTTGTTACTCCAATTGATGGTAGTAGCAGTGGCAGTGATAATGTTTGTGGATAAACCTGATGTAGCCGAGTTAACCAAGGTCAAAGTTTGTTGCTGGAGATTGGCACGTACATAAGGCACAGATGAAAGCGGCTTGTCCCATACTCCATAAATGGTTTGTCTTTGAGTAGTGACCAAATCGGATGTGGTCAGAAGTTGTCCGGTGCCAAACACAACAAAAAGTCCTGGATTGCGAGGATAATTAGGATTCAATGTCACTAAAGGAGGAGTAGTGATAGGTTGCGGTGTACCAGCAGAGTCTCTTGCCTGGAATAATACACGCGCACTCCAACTGGCAGGATCAGCCGAGGAAACATCAATTGCCCACAGATTGCCTTGCAAATCACCGGCATACACTACAGTAACAGGATCAGCTTGCAATCCGTCTTTTTGTCCCAAAGCGACTGTCGATAATCCCTGGGGTAAATTGACATTGCAGGCTGAAGGTACAGCAGCACAAAGATCTATTTTTCTTAGTAGTGTTCCTGTTTGAGGGTCTACGGCATAAAATACCGATTTGTTGTTAGTATTGTTGTATCCATTGCCAAAAAAGACGGCAAAATTTAATGAAGATGGACTTCCGGATCTGATTTGACCTATTTGAGGCTTGCTATAAGTGAACCCTAAGTCAGTATCTGCAAATTCCCAGAGCACAGCATTAGCCACTCCTGGTTCAGAACTCAGGTTTGTCGGATTTGTAATGTCCAGGGCAAAGATGCTTTTACCGCCTGCATTTTCACCTCCCACCAGAATGGTGTGCCAGGAACCATCGGAAAATTGTACATCAGCGCTTTCCGGAGAGCCGTTGACAAAGAATAAATGATTTTGGTTGTACAGGGGAGAAGTGAGTTGGTGGAGATTATTAAACACGGCATTGGGAATGAATGCAAAAAACTCTTCTCCAGTGGTTGCATTAAAGGCGTGAAGCATTCCGTCATTTGCCCCAACGTATAACATGGGTTGTCGATTGGCATTGGCTTTTGCGAAGCTGATGTAACTGGCGGTTAAATAGGGGCCGCTTGGTGGGCCAACATAAATTACCTGGCTATCGATAATGTCTCCCAATACATGCGAGCGATCACGGAATGTTCCCCCGTTTCTTTTTTCCAGAGTGGCATTGCCACGCAGGTATTCTAATCGGTTTTCTCCCAACAGATCACTTGGTTGCAGTTGAGCCTGTTGGGTGGCATTAATATTCGCCCAGCGAAACGGTACTCCGTCTGCGGCTATAGGATCCCAAGTCGCTATCTTTCGGTTAGTTGACCATCCGGTTCCTGATACCAGGGAATCAAGTGTCGATTGAGCTGACCATTGTATAATATTTGTTGGTTGGCCAGTATTCTCATCCAGTTCAATAGCTGTCAAATTACCAGTCCAATCCTGATAGGGTGTATCTCTGGTTATAAAGTTAGCTTGATATTCTACAGTACTACTGTCAATACGAGTTGAGCTGATAGCTGCTGCAGAGGTAGAAAAAGATCCATTTTGAATATTTGAGAGAATGGAGTTCAAACTATTGACTAGAGCTTGAGGACTTGTTGCAGGGTAGTAGTTTTCGGTACCTCCTGCAACAGCCATGGCTCTAAGGGTTGCAGCTGCCTCTGGATTTACAGCAGGATCTACGCCAGCTCCCATGCCTATAACAAAAGTAAGAACGCCATCGTTTTTTAAAGCGTTTATTTCATTGATTGCATCCGATAAGGCTTGACTGTTAGTACTATTCAGTGAGCCATCGGCATTAAATGTTGCGGTGACGCCATAGCCGGTCGCAGCCGCACTTCCTAGTGGCGGCCAATATCTTGCCTGGAGGTCTTGAGTGGGTAGACCATCAGAAATTAATATAATGTATTGTTTTTGCGGACAATTGCCGCTGGTTGTACCGACAGTCTTCATGAAACTTCGAGATCGTGTCAATAATCCTGCAAGAGGGGATTGTACAGCGGCTGCTTTGATTTCTGTCGTCGATGTAGAATTTGTTTCAGGTCGAAGATGAGGCAAAAACGCATTAATTGCATTAGTAACACTAGTAGTTGTAGGATTTGTTCCTGCCGTAGTCATGTTCACTCTCATATTGCCGGTATTAAAAGATTGATTGCTGTAATAGCCAAAACCACGTTGCACATACATTACCTGTTGTGAAAAGGGTACAAAACCTGCATTTGTGGGGCCTGTAGCAAAACTTCCAATCGAGGGTCTGGTTGAAGAATAGGAAAGAAGTACATTACCATTATTATAATTGCTGAGAGAAAAATTCGGAGGATAAGGTGTTGCTGGAGATGGGCCAT harbors:
- a CDS encoding pilus assembly protein, translated to MDALKLCILIREGAQKAIRVLPRIFLAISLSASVSLYAVPLTIPQIPLIIASPIHPQVLILIGNSQSMDGNLSGAIMTGSGSLSSGLSSLYNSSSPVNYTVPAGFTPPVQGPDANGLAPYTVIQGGNKVDNSSSRLNVAKAGVKAIIENYMPTTDFALGTYSTSNISTYNTWVYYMSPPGSNFVFTNTPVAGNRYVINPCYNYGSASSTVSSNCASIGSLYGTSLVSSSQYLQIGGASDDPTINDVLYAGSGFPGVFVSFNGPSPATPYPPNFSLSNYNNGNVLLSYSSTRPSIGSFATGPTNAGFVPFSQQVMYVQRGFGYYSNQSFNTGNMRVNMTTAGTNPTTTSVTNAINAFLPHLRPETNSTSTTEIKAAAVQSPLAGLLTRSRSFMKTVGTTSGNCPQKQYIILISDGLPTQDLQARYWPPLGSAAATGYGVTATFNADGSLNSTNSQALSDAINEINALKNDGVLTFVIGMGAGVDPAVNPEAAATLRAMAVAGGTENYYPATSPQALVNSLNSILSNIQNGSFSTSAAAISSTRIDSSTVEYQANFITRDTPYQDWTGNLTAIELDENTGQPTNIIQWSAQSTLDSLVSGTGWSTNRKIATWDPIAADGVPFRWANINATQQAQLQPSDLLGENRLEYLRGNATLEKRNGGTFRDRSHVLGDIIDSQVIYVGPPSGPYLTASYISFAKANANRQPMLYVGANDGMLHAFNATTGEEFFAFIPNAVFNNLHQLTSPLYNQNHLFFVNGSPESADVQFSDGSWHTILVGGENAGGKSIFALDITNPTNLSSEPGVANAVLWEFADTDLGFTYSKPQIGQIRSGSPSSLNFAVFFGNGYNNTNNKSVFYAVDPQTGTLLRKIDLCAAVPSACNVNLPQGLSTVALGQKDGLQADPVTVVYAGDLQGNLWAIDVSSADPASWSARVLFQARDSAGTPQPITTPPLVTLNPNYPRNPGLFVVFGTGQLLTTSDLVTTQRQTIYGVWDKPLSSVPYVRANLQQQTLTLVNSATSGLSTNIITATATTINWSNKVGWFADLPIAGQRLITTPELINGAFIATLNTPPLNSCGFGFTSMLLELNFLNGGAFQYARFDISGDGGFDIADQYNGAYPVGIGLSNSYANSPTVLGPNKDNNLVILITQSDGTQTTVIAPNITPRKIGWWQIQ
- a CDS encoding type IV pilin protein, coding for MLSHVHFMKNSRMKQSAFTLVEVLISMVIMGILVSIAYPSYLQYIQKSRRADAHATLTQDQIILERCYSQNFSYAAACGALPAFPQTTPNGYYTINISNLTATTYTLTATPVGTQAKDTECASMSINQANVKTAVDSSANAQPECWNPG
- a CDS encoding DNA internalization-related competence protein ComEC/Rec2 codes for the protein MEIFCFLIGVLYAYTYNIYLTIAIPLLFYITPRYPIVLFFIAGCGFALIHQWIVSPKGMPDTQVITQAQLEGTIASIPMQHPNKTQFHFAIEKINNNPAQGLIQLNWYNKPPVLRAGQRWQLSVKLKKPRNFHNPGGFNYVRYLAARHIHWTGYIRYRNNKLISNQPPSFSWLALREKIGDALTKLAPDTETAGIIEALTLNVTHHISSDHWNLFRRTGTIHLFGISGEHIALVSGIFFIVMRWIWSINYRCCLFLPANTIASIGGLLAALPYAFLAGFEPPVQRALIGCVLYTIYAIGKQRFTPWQIWRYALFLVLCIEPHAVFLQGFYFSFLAVACLLLTHQRWPLKNYKKTLALQLSCLIGLMPLTLHWYSYGSINGFLANLFAIPLVSFLIVPLALMTMITSPFHWSWILMKPLAWLVALLLQGLTYVEQIAGINITWSITSVTMMLAMTAGLFLRVLLPVKPFKHLAILWIILPLFPPRTAIYPGEALINILDVGQGLAVAIQTQHHVLLYDTGDSYFQGSDLGQMAIIPFFRSIGIKTIDKIVISHPDKDHKGGLNSLEKEMKVNQLIVNDPYFYKRGSNCHSYPQWQWDGVSFRFLPIRESFNKKNNNSCILQVSNSAGRVLLTGDIEKAAEEYLVRNYGSQLASEILVVPHHGSKTSSSYRFLLEVNPLYAIASLGFDNRFKFPHSKTLQSMKTLGITFFRTDECGMAAIKLPASGKINKPTCMQAV
- a CDS encoding tetratricopeptide repeat protein, with product MHTQRGLEVTTGSIEAVDSINYFHEQVLSSGQNAIQILDSAKKHTDNLLIQTYAAAFYLYAQEDVANEQASDYLQSAFRLLTSANEREKLIFEAVTNWSKRDYANAISLLVTLLERYPRDTLALKFMEWLFYCTGQAFNAEYFLKVCDKCAPENQDESHFLAIHSFALELCGQYSKAKEMAEEAITMNLLTPWAHHTLAHVHLLTSDITGGINRLRDLQKTWEDILPLLKGHNTWHLALFYLANRNEEEVKKLYPHISGALPDTVLEQLDTISLLWRMDMAGLPQDRLLNQVVDHLSTHPLEYYTGFTNAHFIYCLVKSGYKNEADESLKRMKFYACSPSSDALWGDVVLPLCQGIYAFADADYKTALMLMEPVIGECAQLGGSDAQIELFFQTYLLVLIHNKQKDKALQFFTEHLKYYNNTPLSDWWFQSANKA